The Sorangiineae bacterium MSr11367 genome window below encodes:
- a CDS encoding arylsulfotransferase family protein → MALSRPLRRSRGARFGLFRPLSVIGLALVGTSAHADSEDAAASDTPELRPPQVTVLTHAPRAARGLIFIAPKARGLAPPGGGVREHGPEIVDDEAHVVWFNPLPDGEYATDFRAQRYHGEPVLTWSQGKGFGGLQHGETTNYILDRSYHVIAKVRAGHGLNADSHEFFITPQGTALITIYNAVTRDLSSVGGSTAGKVIDGVVQEIDIESGDVLFEWHSLDHVPLDETNQPAPASADKPYDYFHLNAVSPDEDGNLLISARHTSTVYKLDRRSGKVLLRLGGKRSDVSLDEDAVFAYQHNPIAAGFRTLRIFDNESNGTPLLPASRILWIRHDRVARTATLLRAFEHPEKLSAASQGNAQGLDGDHTFVGWGQLGRVSEFDERGRIVFDAKLPTGYDTYRAYRLEWNGEPDTAPVASVQTNADGTIRVHAIWNGATRVARWVVRGGDAADDLRPIASGRWAGLDTAVPLPRAVKVVQVVAENRGGGVIARSAPVPVTP, encoded by the coding sequence ATGGCTCTCTCTCGTCCTCTGCGTCGCTCACGCGGCGCGCGTTTCGGGCTGTTTCGTCCTCTCTCGGTGATCGGACTCGCACTCGTCGGTACGAGCGCGCACGCCGATTCGGAAGATGCGGCGGCTTCCGACACACCCGAGTTGCGACCGCCCCAGGTGACCGTTCTTACGCATGCCCCTCGCGCGGCGCGCGGGCTCATTTTCATCGCACCGAAGGCGCGCGGTCTAGCGCCGCCGGGTGGTGGTGTGCGCGAGCACGGTCCCGAAATCGTCGACGATGAGGCGCACGTCGTTTGGTTCAATCCCCTTCCCGATGGCGAATACGCCACCGATTTCCGCGCGCAGCGTTACCACGGTGAGCCCGTGCTCACCTGGTCGCAAGGCAAAGGATTCGGCGGGCTGCAGCACGGCGAAACGACGAATTACATTCTCGATCGCTCGTACCACGTCATCGCCAAGGTGCGCGCCGGCCATGGCCTGAATGCCGATTCCCACGAGTTTTTCATTACGCCGCAGGGGACGGCGCTCATTACGATTTACAATGCCGTGACGCGCGACCTCTCGTCGGTCGGTGGTTCGACGGCCGGCAAGGTGATCGACGGCGTCGTCCAGGAGATCGACATCGAGAGCGGGGACGTGCTTTTCGAGTGGCACAGCCTCGATCACGTTCCGCTCGACGAGACCAATCAGCCCGCGCCCGCATCGGCGGACAAGCCGTACGACTACTTCCACCTGAATGCCGTCAGCCCCGACGAAGACGGCAATCTGCTGATTTCGGCCCGTCACACGTCGACCGTGTACAAACTCGATCGGCGCTCCGGCAAGGTGCTCTTGCGCCTGGGCGGAAAGCGAAGCGACGTGTCGTTGGACGAAGATGCGGTATTTGCCTATCAGCACAACCCGATTGCCGCAGGCTTTCGCACCCTTCGAATTTTCGACAACGAGTCGAACGGTACACCCCTTTTGCCGGCATCGCGCATCCTCTGGATACGCCACGATCGGGTGGCGCGCACCGCGACGTTGCTGCGCGCATTCGAGCACCCCGAGAAGCTCTCGGCCGCCTCGCAGGGGAATGCGCAGGGGCTCGACGGGGACCATACGTTCGTCGGCTGGGGGCAACTCGGGCGTGTATCCGAATTCGACGAGCGTGGTCGCATCGTGTTCGATGCGAAGCTCCCGACCGGCTACGACACGTACCGCGCCTATCGCTTGGAATGGAATGGCGAACCCGACACGGCGCCCGTCGCGAGCGTGCAGACCAACGCCGATGGCACGATTCGCGTACACGCCATCTGGAACGGCGCAACCCGCGTGGCGCGATGGGTGGTGCGCGGAGGCGACGCGGCGGACGACCTGCGGCCGATCGCTTCCGGGAGGTGGGCTGGGCTCGATACCGCCGTCCCGCTTCCGCGCGCCGTGAAGGTGGTCCAGGTCGTCGCTGAAAATCGCGGTGGCGGCGTGATCGCGCGTTCCGCGCCGGTGCCGGTAACGCCGTAA
- a CDS encoding DTW domain-containing protein: MQESIVPREVCDRCRRPASVCYCAHITPIETKTRLVLLQHPRERDVAIGTARMASLCLRNSDLHVGAHWGDSPALARALSDPERPPILLYPGEGAIDIMREPPPGPVTLVVVDGTWAQTKKLVKTNPVLSALPRYAFTPPRPSEYRIRKEPHESCVATIEALVHVLSALEGDPARFSKMLLPFRAMIDSQLAAEARFQGAGSRHQKRRARIRRMGVPRVMTERQADLLCVVAEANAWSYRERAANPELRDELVMWAAHRPSTGETFSFIVAPQRELAPSTTMHTGIDEATLRAGGSLEELHAAWRTFVRDTDVICSWGRYEPNLFEASGGHLPEARLDLRHVAKSTPKSGVRTLGEPPPSPAFTAGRADRKLRGLCHVASSLVALAS, from the coding sequence ATGCAAGAATCGATCGTGCCTCGCGAAGTTTGCGACCGGTGCCGGCGGCCCGCCAGCGTCTGCTACTGCGCGCATATCACGCCGATCGAGACGAAGACCCGCCTCGTGCTTCTCCAGCACCCGCGCGAGCGCGACGTCGCGATCGGCACCGCGCGCATGGCCAGCCTCTGCCTCCGAAATTCCGACCTTCACGTGGGGGCCCATTGGGGCGATTCGCCGGCGCTCGCGCGGGCCTTGTCGGATCCCGAGCGCCCGCCGATCCTGCTCTACCCGGGGGAGGGCGCCATCGATATCATGCGCGAGCCGCCCCCCGGTCCGGTGACCTTGGTGGTCGTGGATGGGACGTGGGCGCAGACGAAGAAGTTGGTGAAAACCAACCCCGTGCTCTCCGCCCTCCCGCGCTATGCGTTTACGCCGCCGCGTCCGAGCGAATACCGCATTCGCAAAGAGCCCCACGAGTCGTGCGTTGCGACGATCGAAGCGCTCGTCCACGTCCTCTCCGCCTTGGAAGGCGATCCCGCGCGCTTCTCGAAAATGCTCCTGCCATTTCGAGCCATGATCGACTCGCAACTGGCGGCCGAGGCACGCTTTCAGGGCGCAGGATCGCGTCACCAGAAGCGACGAGCGCGCATACGGCGGATGGGCGTGCCGCGTGTGATGACGGAGCGACAGGCGGATCTGCTTTGCGTGGTCGCAGAGGCCAACGCGTGGTCGTACCGCGAGCGCGCCGCGAACCCGGAGCTCCGCGACGAGCTCGTGATGTGGGCGGCGCATCGCCCCTCGACCGGCGAGACGTTCTCGTTCATCGTGGCACCGCAGCGCGAACTGGCCCCGAGCACCACGATGCACACGGGCATCGACGAGGCGACCCTGCGCGCGGGCGGCTCGCTCGAAGAGCTCCACGCGGCGTGGCGCACGTTCGTGCGCGACACCGACGTGATCTGCTCCTGGGGGCGCTACGAGCCCAATCTGTTCGAGGCGTCGGGTGGCCATCTGCCGGAGGCTCGCTTGGATCTCCGGCACGTCGCGAAGTCCACCCCCAAGAGCGGCGTGCGCACCTTGGGCGAGCCGCCACCCTCCCCCGCGTTCACCGCGGGCCGCGCAGATCGAAAGCTCCGCGGGCTTTGCCACGTCGCCTCGTCCCTCGTCGCGCTTGCGTCGTAG
- a CDS encoding AgmX/PglI C-terminal domain-containing protein has translation MNPMGTRIAFALVLLAGCGETSAAPGTAPAPANVTSEGALEQALVDVDIGQNLETARETLTTTLASGTVSKADRVRADLALAKLLESTDKERAVTLLEDAASLDDEAAQKRLFRLLAGRDAPSSWLRNTWDAPPPASAFAFARYFPAATADNEVDVQVLAFGGDARTTDTLGTFHVGDALRSSALDACGLCEQVKTSIRTSSSHMEFWSAIPAYAAKLEKALVVLYVDEETMVPERYAKWLAAPEADIRAAFARGEGLVAVKERPGAPPLVTVAAPRVAQLLTVEATLAAMGELPKQPVPVKVHDTLTKNEIQRGIRANFGAFWTCYEALVTRRPEARGKANLGFAVTASGKVEDVHVTLDATLEDPEVRACFEKATRAMHYPAWSKNPSAKTTVRYPIQLANGPGDGGGG, from the coding sequence ATGAATCCGATGGGAACCCGAATCGCCTTCGCGCTCGTGCTGCTCGCGGGCTGCGGAGAGACATCCGCCGCTCCGGGGACAGCACCCGCCCCGGCCAACGTCACGTCCGAAGGTGCGCTGGAGCAGGCGCTGGTCGACGTCGACATCGGCCAAAACCTGGAGACCGCCCGCGAAACCCTGACGACGACGCTGGCCTCCGGCACCGTCTCCAAGGCAGACCGTGTGCGGGCCGATCTTGCGCTGGCCAAGCTCCTGGAATCGACGGACAAGGAGCGCGCCGTCACCCTCTTGGAGGATGCGGCGTCGCTGGATGACGAGGCGGCGCAGAAGCGCCTCTTTCGCCTGCTCGCCGGACGCGACGCGCCTTCCTCCTGGTTGCGCAATACCTGGGATGCGCCACCGCCGGCGAGCGCGTTCGCCTTCGCCCGCTACTTCCCCGCGGCCACGGCGGACAACGAGGTGGACGTCCAGGTCTTGGCCTTCGGCGGAGACGCGCGAACCACCGACACGCTCGGCACGTTCCACGTCGGCGACGCCCTGCGCTCGAGCGCGCTCGATGCGTGCGGCCTGTGCGAGCAGGTGAAGACGAGCATCCGCACCAGCAGCTCGCACATGGAGTTCTGGAGTGCCATCCCTGCCTATGCGGCGAAGCTGGAGAAGGCGCTGGTGGTCCTCTACGTCGACGAAGAGACGATGGTGCCCGAGCGCTACGCCAAGTGGCTGGCGGCCCCCGAAGCCGACATCCGCGCGGCGTTCGCGCGCGGTGAAGGCCTGGTGGCGGTCAAGGAGCGGCCCGGCGCGCCGCCGTTGGTCACGGTGGCCGCTCCGCGCGTGGCGCAGCTTCTCACCGTCGAGGCCACGCTGGCGGCCATGGGCGAGCTGCCCAAGCAGCCGGTCCCGGTGAAGGTCCACGACACGCTCACCAAGAACGAGATCCAGCGAGGGATCCGCGCCAACTTCGGCGCGTTCTGGACGTGCTACGAGGCGCTCGTGACCCGGCGGCCCGAGGCGCGAGGCAAGGCCAACCTCGGCTTCGCCGTCACGGCATCGGGCAAGGTCGAAGACGTGCATGTGACCTTGGACGCCACCTTGGAAGACCCCGAGGTTCGCGCCTGCTTCGAGAAGGCCACCCGCGCCATGCACTACCCAGCATGGTCCAAGAACCCCTCGGCCAAGACCACCGTCCGCTACCCCATCCAGCTCGCGAACGGCCCGGGCGATGGTGGCGGCGGGTAG
- a CDS encoding response regulator transcription factor: MSENGERVLIVEDDAALRLAMTKVLRAAGYRVEVAKTGDEGLDMALADPPDVVLLDVMLPGKNGFEVLAALRQRDADLPIVLITAKGEEADKVRGLELGADEYVVKPVGVAELQARVGAALRRRRLLAKSGPVAVGALTVDFAQHAATREGAPVELTAHEMKLLVFFLRNEGALLPRERILAAVWGADYFGTDRTVDNFVNRLRAKVEKDPKNPLHLVTIRGAGYRFSRTPQRPEGR, translated from the coding sequence GTGAGCGAGAACGGAGAGAGGGTGCTCATCGTCGAAGACGACGCGGCGCTACGCCTGGCCATGACCAAAGTGCTGCGTGCCGCGGGCTATCGCGTGGAGGTGGCCAAGACCGGGGACGAGGGGCTCGACATGGCGCTGGCCGATCCGCCCGACGTGGTGCTCCTGGACGTCATGCTTCCTGGGAAAAACGGCTTCGAGGTGCTGGCCGCCCTCCGGCAGCGCGACGCCGATCTGCCCATCGTCCTGATCACCGCCAAAGGGGAAGAAGCGGACAAAGTGCGCGGACTCGAGCTGGGCGCCGACGAGTACGTGGTGAAGCCGGTGGGGGTGGCCGAGCTGCAGGCGCGCGTCGGCGCGGCGCTCCGTCGCAGGCGGCTCCTGGCCAAGAGCGGCCCCGTCGCCGTCGGGGCGCTCACTGTCGACTTCGCCCAGCACGCGGCGACCCGGGAGGGAGCCCCGGTGGAACTGACGGCCCACGAGATGAAGCTCCTCGTCTTCTTTCTCCGCAACGAAGGGGCCCTCCTGCCGCGGGAGCGCATCCTGGCCGCCGTGTGGGGCGCCGACTACTTCGGGACGGATCGCACGGTGGACAACTTCGTCAACCGCCTCCGGGCCAAGGTGGAGAAGGATCCCAAGAACCCCTTGCACCTGGTCACCATCCGCGGCGCGGGCTACCGCTTCTCGCGCACGCCGCAGCGGCCCGAAGGCCGGTGA
- a CDS encoding HAMP domain-containing histidine kinase: MRAPLAWLLFALGAAIPSVAVLVVALRAASTESARAREEQLAERVATAQAIQRDVDAALARAKEALRRLEPAAVSRLEPRLMAEKPDFADVVVMGAEGQLLVPKPMSDEPPSPPGCLTDRAELLKGDRIAARDRIVGGCPHLKSEQGRYLWPLLALERVAEGSTPAEAIASWIDEHATRLAPAERSVLRARVTPLPEEVRGAILRALARPLALPRTLAALLTEPRGSDSVEAGLRIHRGRYLALVRPMPEGLEAGFVVHEASMIGAPGVPAHLVLAPGARRDATDVALTPELVVHVEPKDGAALDAQARRSGHRILAVGVAGLLTAVALAAVLFARARKAQRLAELRTDFVAAVSHELRTPLASVRMLSELLEAGDLPNDERPEVERTLAGEARRLSATVERMLRFGALARGRLSVQKSRMRAACILEDARDRFHKAHPDKEIIVDAPKSLEMDVDPALVGLALDNLLSNAAKYAAEGHPYRIEARRDGHHALLSVSDSGPGIAACAQRRIFSPFERADDRLSRATEGTGVGLSLVRGVARAHGGDAFVKSTVGVGSTFVVRVPMEGS; the protein is encoded by the coding sequence ATGCGCGCACCCTTGGCGTGGCTCCTCTTTGCCCTTGGTGCGGCCATCCCGTCGGTGGCCGTTCTGGTGGTGGCCCTTCGCGCAGCCTCCACCGAAAGCGCCCGCGCGCGCGAGGAACAGCTCGCCGAGCGCGTGGCCACGGCCCAGGCCATCCAGCGCGACGTCGACGCCGCCCTCGCCCGCGCCAAGGAGGCCTTGCGCCGCCTGGAACCGGCCGCCGTCTCCCGGCTCGAGCCGCGGTTGATGGCCGAAAAGCCGGACTTCGCCGACGTCGTGGTGATGGGCGCCGAGGGGCAGCTGCTCGTTCCGAAGCCGATGAGCGACGAGCCCCCTTCCCCTCCCGGGTGCCTCACCGATCGCGCCGAGCTCCTGAAAGGGGACCGCATCGCGGCGCGCGATCGCATCGTGGGAGGCTGCCCGCACCTGAAGAGCGAGCAAGGTCGCTATCTGTGGCCCCTCCTGGCGCTCGAGCGGGTCGCGGAAGGGAGCACGCCGGCGGAGGCCATCGCGAGCTGGATCGACGAGCACGCCACACGCCTCGCGCCGGCGGAGCGCTCGGTGCTGCGCGCGCGGGTGACGCCGCTTCCCGAGGAAGTCCGCGGCGCGATACTCCGGGCGCTCGCCCGGCCGCTCGCCCTTCCCCGCACGCTGGCCGCGCTCCTCACCGAGCCGCGAGGGAGCGACTCCGTCGAGGCGGGGCTGCGGATCCACCGCGGACGCTACCTCGCGCTCGTACGCCCCATGCCCGAGGGCCTCGAGGCCGGCTTCGTCGTCCACGAGGCCTCGATGATCGGCGCGCCCGGAGTGCCTGCCCACTTGGTCCTCGCCCCCGGCGCACGCCGCGACGCCACCGACGTGGCGTTGACCCCGGAGCTCGTCGTTCACGTGGAGCCGAAGGACGGAGCCGCGCTCGACGCGCAAGCCCGCCGCAGTGGCCATCGCATCCTCGCCGTCGGCGTCGCCGGCTTGCTCACCGCAGTGGCGCTGGCGGCCGTCCTCTTTGCCCGAGCGCGCAAGGCGCAGCGCCTGGCCGAGCTGCGCACGGACTTCGTGGCCGCGGTGTCGCACGAGCTGCGTACGCCGCTGGCCTCGGTGCGGATGCTGTCCGAGCTCCTGGAGGCGGGCGACCTCCCGAACGACGAACGGCCCGAGGTGGAGCGCACCCTGGCCGGCGAGGCGCGAAGGCTGTCGGCCACCGTCGAACGCATGCTCCGCTTTGGCGCGCTCGCGCGGGGGCGCCTGTCCGTCCAAAAGTCGCGGATGCGCGCGGCATGCATCCTCGAAGATGCACGGGACCGCTTCCACAAGGCGCACCCGGACAAAGAGATCATCGTGGACGCACCCAAGTCCCTGGAGATGGACGTGGATCCGGCCCTGGTCGGGCTTGCCTTGGACAACCTACTCTCCAACGCCGCCAAGTACGCGGCGGAGGGGCACCCGTACCGGATCGAGGCGCGGCGCGACGGACACCACGCGCTCCTCTCCGTGAGCGACTCCGGCCCGGGGATCGCGGCCTGCGCGCAGCGTCGGATTTTCTCCCCCTTCGAGCGTGCCGACGATCGCCTGTCGCGCGCCACCGAAGGCACCGGCGTCGGACTGTCGCTCGTCCGCGGCGTCGCCCGGGCGCATGGGGGCGACGCGTTCGTGAAGAGCACGGTCGGCGTCGGCTCGACGTTCGTGGTTCGCGTTCCGATGGAGGGCTCGTGA
- a CDS encoding protein kinase has protein sequence MLSSPHEPIRQKARARIGTMVGEKYRIDRLIGIGGMAAVYAATHRNGYPVAIKFLLEHLLHDAQIYRLFSREAYIANAVEHPLAVPILDDGVDDDGCAFLIMPLLHGTSLQARWEGANKRLPLIEVSAVMLDVLDVLASAHAKGILHRDIKPDNIFITNEGKARVLDFGIARRADGQGSGTLTGQLVGTPAFMAPEQVMGDRTSLGSPSDCWAAGATIFTLLTGSLVHPAESAGALLLAAATQQAPSVGAVRPDLPSSVVRFVDKALAFRPSDRWSSGLEMRDGLQAALHEALDGDVADTLARARAGLAAELSSNGNLAATTGDPRPNAFDHELRRPRAEMGRDRWSPRGTPATGAQRARRLLGSLGLATLAIVSTVVPFAIANRPSPPAPTSQPMDAAPVEMARSDVATTDPKAQAAFDMGIQQWHDASRYAAIGSFEHALEIDPHFAAAHLFLAAIDIGASVYDRRTHHQAATEQRNQLSARDRALLDAFGPAIAIPPDYKSYQERLQHVREQFPSDWIVANFLSRVYIMNGELARADELVKRRLEDDPSEAQAWLHQSAIAIHLRDFKGAAASLDQCIQHSTHSDFCLHRKMMRELGSGQCREAEQHARVLVTLPNARDFWTSALASAIVGRGGSIDTARELFDNNARHPTGQYLNLSILSGSFDKAQRRLDAIESNARDDAKAQYREYTDDIRIGVLMELGEYDKVSRLAPSYAMKYDARPTGTSSRTKIHLLTFQYLAGGLSRDAFGEHRKTWLSEARSDVEVENLEQWMLAYGESAKTRDDANDALRILPEDATEEGLDFSGRFTVGRVYLLSGHAEKAIPFLDRAASACYAVIFPLEHTSANLHLGLAREQIGDVAAACAAYEVVLKRWGKEPRSVSARRARERYGALGCAKHGASPTP, from the coding sequence ATGTTGTCGTCACCCCACGAGCCCATTCGTCAGAAGGCACGCGCTCGCATCGGAACGATGGTGGGGGAGAAGTATCGAATCGATCGGCTCATTGGTATCGGGGGTATGGCGGCCGTCTATGCGGCGACGCATCGCAATGGATACCCCGTAGCCATCAAATTTCTCCTCGAGCATCTGCTACATGACGCGCAGATCTACCGACTCTTCAGTCGCGAGGCGTACATCGCCAACGCCGTGGAGCATCCTCTCGCCGTTCCCATCCTCGACGATGGGGTCGACGACGACGGATGCGCGTTCCTCATCATGCCGCTGCTCCATGGCACGAGCTTGCAGGCTCGATGGGAGGGCGCCAACAAGCGTTTGCCTCTGATCGAGGTGTCGGCCGTGATGCTGGACGTGCTCGACGTTCTGGCAAGTGCACACGCCAAGGGCATCCTTCATCGCGATATCAAACCAGACAATATTTTCATTACCAACGAGGGTAAGGCTCGCGTTCTCGACTTCGGCATTGCGCGCCGCGCGGATGGGCAAGGGAGCGGGACGCTTACGGGACAACTGGTAGGAACGCCCGCGTTCATGGCGCCCGAACAGGTGATGGGCGATCGAACATCACTCGGATCACCGAGCGATTGCTGGGCGGCGGGTGCGACCATCTTTACGCTGCTAACGGGCAGTCTCGTTCATCCCGCCGAAAGCGCAGGAGCACTCCTGCTCGCGGCAGCCACGCAGCAGGCTCCCTCCGTCGGAGCCGTGAGGCCTGACTTGCCTTCGAGCGTCGTGCGATTCGTCGACAAGGCGCTCGCATTCCGTCCTTCCGACCGTTGGAGTTCGGGGCTTGAAATGCGCGATGGCTTGCAAGCGGCGCTGCACGAAGCCTTGGATGGAGACGTCGCGGACACGCTTGCCCGTGCCCGGGCGGGGCTCGCAGCGGAACTCTCGTCGAACGGCAACCTCGCGGCCACCACGGGTGATCCGAGACCGAATGCGTTCGATCACGAGCTTCGACGGCCGCGGGCGGAGATGGGCCGCGACCGATGGAGCCCTCGTGGAACCCCCGCGACGGGCGCGCAGCGCGCTCGTCGACTGCTCGGGTCCCTCGGGCTTGCGACGCTCGCGATCGTTTCGACCGTGGTCCCATTTGCCATCGCGAATCGCCCGTCGCCCCCAGCTCCGACGAGCCAACCTATGGACGCGGCGCCGGTGGAAATGGCTCGCAGCGATGTTGCGACGACCGACCCCAAAGCGCAGGCCGCATTCGATATGGGCATTCAGCAATGGCACGACGCTTCGCGGTACGCAGCGATCGGGAGCTTCGAGCACGCGCTCGAGATCGATCCACACTTCGCGGCCGCACACCTGTTCCTTGCCGCGATTGACATAGGGGCTTCCGTTTATGACAGACGCACCCACCATCAGGCCGCCACCGAGCAGCGCAATCAACTTAGCGCCAGAGATCGCGCATTGCTCGACGCATTCGGACCGGCCATCGCCATTCCACCCGACTACAAATCGTACCAGGAGCGCCTGCAGCACGTACGGGAACAGTTTCCGTCGGACTGGATCGTCGCGAATTTTCTCTCGCGAGTTTACATTATGAATGGCGAGCTCGCGAGAGCGGACGAGCTCGTAAAACGGCGCTTGGAGGATGACCCGTCGGAGGCACAGGCGTGGCTGCATCAAAGCGCGATTGCGATCCACCTCCGCGATTTCAAGGGGGCCGCAGCATCTCTCGATCAGTGCATCCAGCATTCGACCCATTCGGACTTTTGCCTTCACCGAAAAATGATGAGGGAGCTTGGCAGCGGCCAATGTCGCGAAGCCGAACAACATGCACGAGTGTTGGTGACACTACCCAACGCGAGAGATTTCTGGACCAGTGCCCTTGCCAGCGCGATCGTCGGCCGCGGTGGGTCGATCGATACCGCGCGCGAATTGTTCGACAACAACGCTCGGCATCCCACGGGGCAATACCTCAATCTTTCTATTTTGTCCGGGTCCTTCGATAAGGCTCAACGCAGGTTGGATGCGATCGAATCGAATGCGCGGGACGATGCAAAAGCGCAATATCGTGAATACACGGACGATATCAGGATAGGCGTCCTGATGGAGCTCGGCGAGTATGACAAAGTCAGTCGCCTTGCCCCGAGCTACGCCATGAAATACGACGCTCGACCCACCGGAACCTCGAGCAGAACCAAGATTCACCTTCTGACGTTTCAATATCTGGCGGGAGGGCTCTCGCGAGATGCATTCGGCGAGCATCGAAAGACGTGGCTCTCGGAAGCACGGTCGGACGTGGAGGTCGAAAACCTCGAGCAGTGGATGCTTGCATACGGTGAGTCAGCCAAAACACGAGACGATGCCAACGATGCCCTGCGCATCCTCCCTGAAGATGCAACGGAAGAAGGACTCGATTTTTCAGGCAGGTTCACGGTGGGCCGTGTGTACCTTCTCAGCGGCCATGCCGAAAAGGCCATCCCATTTCTCGATCGTGCGGCGAGCGCTTGCTACGCGGTGATCTTTCCGCTCGAGCATACCAGCGCGAACCTGCACCTCGGATTGGCCCGGGAGCAGATCGGGGATGTGGCCGCCGCGTGCGCTGCGTACGAGGTCGTCCTGAAACGGTGGGGGAAGGAGCCTCGCAGCGTGTCGGCGCGGCGCGCTCGAGAACGATATGGCGCGTTGGGCTGTGCGAAACACGGAGCTTCGCCTACGCCGTGA